The region GCCTGTGAACCTCAGGCACATGAAAAAGACCCAGCCTGTAAAGCCTTGCCGCCTGATGCAGCCTCCAATTCTGACCTGCATCAAGCTCCAGAGTTGCGGCAAGGGCCTGGCAATGATCCGGCACAAAGCTCCCTGCCTCACCCAAATGGAGATCCTGAAGAAAAACAAGAAGTGCCAGGGTATTTTCTATGGATATCCGTCGTTTTTTTCGAAAACTGCGGATCTCTTCCTGCAGGGAAGCCCTTTCTTCAAGGAGCAGCCGGTTGCGGTCAAGGGCATTATCCAGAAGAGCCTGCACCTGTCCGAAATGCTTTAAAAGGCGCAGATGCTTTTCCTTCAAATTTCCAAAGGCCTGCTTTGCTTCCACAAGCTCTCCGAACAGGGCCTTCATTTTTTTTCTCTCTTCGGAAATTTCTTGCATAGTCTCCCGGCTGAACCCGCAAGGCCAAATAACGTCAAATAAAGACAAATAATGTCAGTGAAGCCACAAGGGAACTTACAACAGATCCAAAATAAGGCTGCAATTCACTCGGAAACCTTAGAAGGCTCCACATATTTTTCCAGCCACCAGGCATCCCAGTCCGTACCCATCAAACTTTTGGCAAGGCTTATGCCCGTTTCCGTGAGAATTCTTTTTTCCACAACCCCCATCCACTTGGCAGGTCCCCTCCGACCTGTATCCGCAAGGGCTTTGAGATCCACCAGAAAAGCCAGCTGGTCCGCATCCCTTGCCAGCCGGGCCTCAAGGCTTTCACCCTTTGCAAATTCCTCAAGGAGATTTTCCATTTCCTCACCAAAGGGAAGCCCCCGCACCAGATCCTTCACCGCTTTTTTTTCATCGGCACGGACATAATTTTTCTGAACATAATTCAGATCCCCCATGCGTGCTTCGGGCAGATCATGCAAAATACACATGGCCATGAGCTTTCCCTTATCCGCCTCCGGTGTCATCTGGCCCATCACATAGGCAATGAGACTTATCATAAAGGAGTGCTCCGCCACACTTTCACTGCCTGAACCAAGAAAATGATAGCCTGAGCGGGGCAGGCGTTTCAGCATAAGGGCCTCAAAAAAAAGATGCACTATCCTTTGCATTGTCTTTACTCTTTCTTTTCCACCTACAGTTTCTGATATATGATAATAAAGGTGAGCATTGTACAGTCTCAAGCTTAGCGTTTCCAGTTCAACCTTGACAAAACTTCTATAATACCATTAAAAATAATAACTTCTTTTCTATTACAAGGCTGCCATTAAAACCATATTTTTTTATCCTGAACATCTTCCGCTGCCTTTTCATGCAGAATACCAAAAACCCGATAACCTGCAGGACCGGAATTTGCATTAAAAAATAAGGTCAGTCATTAATACTTCTTGCCTTAAACCTTATCACCCTTACAGGAAAGTATAATCATGATTAAGAGACTTTGCCTTTATTTAATCCTCACCTCTTTTCTGATATGCCAGCCTGCCTTATC is a window of Desulfobotulus mexicanus DNA encoding:
- a CDS encoding HD domain-containing protein gives rise to the protein MQRIVHLFFEALMLKRLPRSGYHFLGSGSESVAEHSFMISLIAYVMGQMTPEADKGKLMAMCILHDLPEARMGDLNYVQKNYVRADEKKAVKDLVRGLPFGEEMENLLEEFAKGESLEARLARDADQLAFLVDLKALADTGRRGPAKWMGVVEKRILTETGISLAKSLMGTDWDAWWLEKYVEPSKVSE